In the genome of Microtus pennsylvanicus isolate mMicPen1 chromosome X, mMicPen1.hap1, whole genome shotgun sequence, the window TGCCTTGAAAGTAAGATTGTCTCGGCTTCAAGCCATAAGTACCTTATATTCTTTTCCCGTCAAGAAtaattttccctttcctctctttctaaaTAGTGCAGGGCAAACTCTCCAAGAAAGCAGCTGTAGCCTGCCTTCCTTACTGAGGACAAAGAGCCTCACATATACATTCAAGAGCCAGATCACCCCAGGTTTAGAGATGGGAAGAAGATGAATACCCTTAGTAAGGATTTACACACATGAAGCTTTGGAAGATCATTCCAGGATGATGCATGAAAGTAGAGATGTACACCAATTATATTCACAAACCAATTAATGTGCAATTGCCTTCATTATCTATGAGCAAATACAGCAATTATCACTGAAGCCTACTTTTCACTCACAGATTAACTACTAAACATCTAACACAGTATCATATTCATAAACATATACAGAATACATGAATATCAAATGGTGAAAAGATCAACTAAATCACAGAAAAGGTGACATGACAGAGGAgataaatttcataattttcaaagTTATGTAACATCATTAGAACTCAAATACATTAAGCAAcaagttaaaaatataataactCTTTACTAATTTCCTTAAGAACATTACTGGTGCACAGTGAACATTTACATAGTTACACAGAATGGAACTACCCTGCCTTAAGATATTCTATCACCAATATtgtcaaaatttcaaaattagtATTTAACTTATTTAAACCCACTTGAAACACTTAGAAAAATATACAGTCTATGCTTGAAAGAGTAATTTATGAAGCCTTTTGTTATCATATACTCTTGCAATAAATCTACACTCTAATTATAACTGTCAGTCTTTGAAAATAATCATGAGCAATTACAAGTGTGAAAAAGCATTTTCTGACAAGAATTACTATGTGCAAATCTCTTgcattcattaatttttgttgttgttgttgtcctttttttaaaaaatcaggcaGGATTagaacttgaaagaaaaacaagtgatGTGGACAGAGAATGTCCGTATCTTCCTATTATATGGTGTAACAGATCACTTACCGTAGGGATTGCAGTGGTACAACTGACCCTTCTGAGCCGTCTCTGCATCAGGTCATGCTCCATACTGTTAACTTCAGACTTCAACCGCTCTAGCTCCTTTTTTTCAAGTTTCAATTGCTTTGCTAACCTCTCCATCCTTGCTCGCTGATGTAACAGCAAGGCTATAGCATTACAGATAAAGTCATTGCAGAAAATAAAGTCAAACAACAGGAGAATTTCTAAATATACTGTTAATGGACAGAAGATTCATTCATTCGATCTGGGCATCAGCATTTACTCTTAAGGTCTTAGTAACACCGTGCTATATCCATTTCTGCTTTACTTTAGCTCTAAGCTACTACCCCAAAATGGCATCATCTGTTCATACCTCTTGTTCTGTCACATTTCGTTTTCCTGAGAGCCTCTTAATCCATACTTGTGTGTATGTTAAAATGCTTAAGGACCATTGAAATGGCTAAGCAGGTAAACATACTTTTCTGCAGGCCCGAGTCTCATCTCCAGATTCCACAAAGTGGCAGGAGGGAACTGACTGAAtggctctctgacctccacacagcagGTCCACatttgtacatatgtgcatgcctgctctctcagacacacacagacacaaggctTGACACCAGGCATTCTGAATCACAATTATAATGAATTCCTCTCTTAAATATTGAAAGAATGCTAAACTCTCATATATTCTTATACAATCTTAAAGACTCTAAATAGGTTTTTTAAACTTCAATTTCCCTAGACAATatgaattttcttcattaattccACTGCTTAtaacacttaaaaatattattatgctTGCCCTTCCAGCCCTGTTTAGAAAACTCAAATTCTTTGATTTGATAAACCAGAGTCCaagttgtatgtatattttcacaaTATTCATTGTATTTGTCTATACTTTTCCCAATGAATGATATCCCCCAATAAAGTCTGATTAGTTTACAAGGTTACAATGATCATACTCgcagtttcttatttaaaaacagCCAATAGATGACTCTGAAACAATAATTTTACTCTAGGTAGTGCTACCACTCAACATTTAATATATACTAAGCATTTAATTGAAAGTAACTAGCCAATAGTGTTTTATTTTCAATCAGATACCACATGTTGACTATAAATAGTAAATTTCACCAGTCTAAAGTTTACCTTGTGTATAGGCATAGTCATCTGATCCAGAACTAGAACTCCGCTGATATTTGTGGGTTCCCTTTTCTCCCCCGGAGCCTGGTATCACTGAAATGGGCTGAATAGGTTCTGGTGCTGCAGAGTGTTCTTCTTGGTCCACTAAATTTAAAAGGTTTTCAGTTGCTGCTCGGCctacagtaattttaaaaactgtagtTGGGTTTGGCATCACCCGAGGAGATGGTGATGGAGCACATGAAGGTCCAGTTGGCtgtgtatatgtaatatacacaGGATTAACACTAAATGGAGGTTTTGGTTGACTAGACATCCCTCTAGATGGGGAACTTGAAGGTGGTGTGGTAGCTGTATACAGTGAATGCTGGTTCCTTGGAGATGGTTGATTACTGATGGGTGAAGGACTCCTAGTTATTGCTGTCCCAGGTCTTTGAGAAGGTTCAActgtaatttctattttcttcatggAACCTTTGGGTAAGCTAGATGCTGGGTAAGGGAGATAGGCTACTGAATGACTCCCCTGTTTCTGATAACTAGGAGGTCCTTGTTGATAGAGGTGAGGTGGAGTAGTTGAAGGACTAGGAGGCATAAACACATGAGAGCTTGGATGACCCAGCTGGGAGGGTTGTACTTGATGCTGTGGAGAGCTAAAGGGGGAAGGACACTGAGAAGGGGGTGGTGAGTGGTAAGCTGACTGAGGAATCTGCTGTTGCTTGGGAGAATACTGAGAAGGTTGATAGTTCTGCTGATGTGGATAAACAGGTAAAGGACGTTGGTTGTAATGAGGCACTGGGCCTTGTGTTGAGGACTGCCACGGAGCATTCTGAGGAGTCTGTCTTCCTGATGAACTCTGAGATGTCTGTCTAATATAAATAGAACCAGGAGATCCATAGAGATTGCTTGGAATTTGCGGAAGAATCTGTAAAGCTCTTGGTACAGTCTGTCCAGAAGGGAGGTTTTGGGACACTGTAACAGTAATTGGATTTGTACTATACCGAGGTATGTGCATGTAGGacggaggtggtggtggtgaaggccCTTGCATAGCAGATGGATTCATTCCTGTTTGAATGGAAGATGGCTGCTGAGGTGGCTGTGAAGGAGGAGTAGCTGCACTTCTGTTCTGTTCATTCATAAAAAATGGATTATAGTTGGGAGTAGCAGCCACAACAGCTGGGGCTGAGTGCGGTTCCTGAACTAAACATATCAGCTGTTTACCTGCTGTATGCTGAGGATCAATATGTCCATCACTTGAGCTATGTACCAGTGTTCGACCACCATTAAGGTGAGCTCCATCTCCTGGGTGGTAGCTACTAGGAGAATGGATACCCAGGTTAATATGCAAAAGGCGATTTCTATTCATCCTATTGTCTTCTGGACTATGGTATTCCATATACAAGTATTTGCTGCTCTCCTGGGAAAGGGCTCGGCAACAGGCTTCAAGATTGTTGTTATTCTATGGGAGAAAATGGTACAAACAACATGGGCAAAATTAACAGTGGAAGTCAGTTATACAAGTACTCATTCTAAGTAGAGAGGAgtattttaatcataaaaatcATTAGTCATCTGTCCTACACAAGGAAtcttaaacaattaaaattataagcATTTAGCTCACATTACTAgtactaccactactactacagAAATGTAAAGCACCTACTAATGAACATTGTGACTCAACCCCAAGTTTTCTCATTCCAAATGCAGGACTCATTTTATACTTGTTGCAGCTCAGCAACTTAAAATGTGCTACTCTCGGGTTCATCACAATTGCTGTAACATCCATCATTAAGTTTAAcctgataaaaatgaaaataaccatCCTTTAGTTTTCAAAAGGCACCAGAACCACAAACGGAAAAAATAATATTCCTGAAgactttaaacaataaaaatgccacagactttacttttcttttatccAAATTTATCCCCAAAT includes:
- the Tab3 gene encoding TGF-beta-activated kinase 1 and MAP3K7-binding protein 3, translating into MAQSSPQLDVQVLHDLRQRFPEIPEGVVSQCMLQNNNNLEACCRALSQESSKYLYMEYHSPEDNRMNRNRLLHINLGIHSPSSYHPGDGAHLNGGRTLVHSSSDGHIDPQHTAGKQLICLVQEPHSAPAVVAATPNYNPFFMNEQNRSAATPPSQPPQQPSSIQTGMNPSAMQGPSPPPPPSYMHIPRYSTNPITVTVSQNLPSGQTVPRALQILPQIPSNLYGSPGSIYIRQTSQSSSGRQTPQNAPWQSSTQGPVPHYNQRPLPVYPHQQNYQPSQYSPKQQQIPQSAYHSPPPSQCPSPFSSPQHQVQPSQLGHPSSHVFMPPSPSTTPPHLYQQGPPSYQKQGSHSVAYLPYPASSLPKGSMKKIEITVEPSQRPGTAITRSPSPISNQPSPRNQHSLYTATTPPSSSPSRGMSSQPKPPFSVNPVYITYTQPTGPSCAPSPSPRVMPNPTTVFKITVGRAATENLLNLVDQEEHSAAPEPIQPISVIPGSGGEKGTHKYQRSSSSGSDDYAYTQALLLHQRARMERLAKQLKLEKKELERLKSEVNSMEHDLMQRRLRRVSCTTAIPTPDEMTRLRSMNRQLQINVDCTLKEVDLLQSRGNFDPKAMNNFYDHIEPGPVVPPKPSKKDSSDLCTIERKARRISVTSKVQADVHESQAAAADEHISGCKQSPRTQPRDEDYEGAPWNCDSCTFLNHPALNRCEQCEMPRYT